A region from the Altererythrobacter sp. H2 genome encodes:
- a CDS encoding DUF6691 family protein, whose amino-acid sequence MIRRLLPPLASGSLFGAGLALGGMTDPARVRGFLDLFGAWDPTLAFVMGGAVIVMAIAWRIQPRLAHPLFAEKFALPDRSDLTFKLVAGSALFGIGWGIAGLCPGPGVAALVLEPAGAATFIAAMLAGMGLVRLVER is encoded by the coding sequence ATGATTCGGCGGCTGCTGCCGCCTCTGGCATCGGGCAGCCTGTTCGGTGCCGGTCTGGCGCTGGGCGGGATGACCGATCCGGCCCGGGTGCGCGGCTTCCTCGACCTGTTCGGGGCCTGGGATCCGACGCTGGCGTTCGTGATGGGCGGGGCGGTGATCGTGATGGCCATTGCCTGGCGCATCCAGCCGCGCCTGGCCCATCCGCTGTTCGCGGAAAAGTTCGCCCTGCCTGATCGCAGCGACCTCACGTTCAAGCTTGTTGCAGGGTCTGCCCTGTTCGGAATCGGCTGGGGCATTGCCGGCCTGTGCCCCGGGCCAGGCGTTGCAGCGCTGGTGCTGGAGCCCGCAGGGGCAGCAACCTTCATTGCCGCCATGCTCGCCGGGATGGGTCTGGTTCGCCTGGTCGAACGGTAA
- a CDS encoding peroxiredoxin: protein MTDPTSRPAPCAGLRIGDQAPDFTARSTTGQIRLSDFRGQWLILFSHPADFTPVCTTEFVALARNAAAFEKRRCALMALSVDSLFSHFAWLRLIRDRFGLEVRFPIVEDPTLVIGRAYGMVSAFDTDSATVRTTFFIDPEGTIRAMTCYPANVGRSTAEMLRILDSLQAVDAEDALAPANWVPGEPLLRQPEATLDRVYAADGEADWFLGDAGKKGAQ from the coding sequence ATGACTGACCCCACCTCCCGCCCTGCCCCTTGTGCCGGCCTCCGCATTGGCGACCAGGCCCCTGATTTTACGGCGCGCAGCACGACCGGGCAGATCCGCCTGTCTGATTTCCGGGGCCAGTGGTTGATCCTGTTCTCGCACCCGGCCGACTTCACCCCGGTGTGCACCACGGAGTTTGTGGCGCTTGCGCGCAACGCAGCCGCGTTCGAGAAGCGCAGGTGCGCACTGATGGCCCTCTCGGTCGACAGCCTTTTCTCGCATTTCGCGTGGCTGAGACTGATCCGTGACCGGTTCGGGCTGGAAGTGCGCTTTCCCATAGTCGAAGACCCGACCCTGGTGATCGGCCGCGCCTACGGGATGGTTTCGGCGTTCGATACCGACAGCGCGACAGTCCGCACGACGTTCTTCATCGATCCGGAAGGCACGATCCGGGCGATGACGTGCTACCCCGCCAATGTCGGCCGCTCGACAGCGGAGATGCTGCGCATCCTCGATTCCTTGCAGGCAGTCGATGCCGAGGACGCGCTGGCCCCGGCCAACTGGGTGCCGGGCGAGCCGCTGCTGCGCCAGCCTGAAGCAACGCTCGACCGGGTCTATGCAGCAGATGGCGAAGCCGACTGGTTTCTTGGTGACGCCGGCAAAAAGGGTGCGCAATGA
- a CDS encoding OmpW/AlkL family protein: MNTKRSLAITLAAATMSLAAPAVAQSNDVAIQIKGFVTGVLPDGAITDVETDLIGLPAGSQTRATDSVVPTVAVEYFLSPGFSLETICCITPHDVRGTGALAGAELINNAIILPATVTAKVHFDLGGVKPYIGAGPTYFLIFSEDVGADAATLGATDVDLSDELGFVLQAGMDIALNDRGLGLSLDAKRYFIGTTATFRAGNTVALQTEHDLDPWVLSGGLSYRF; encoded by the coding sequence ATGAACACCAAGCGTAGTCTGGCCATCACCCTTGCTGCTGCGACCATGTCGTTGGCCGCCCCTGCCGTTGCCCAGAGCAATGACGTGGCCATTCAGATCAAGGGCTTCGTCACCGGAGTCCTGCCCGACGGGGCCATCACCGATGTCGAGACCGACCTGATCGGGCTGCCGGCCGGTTCGCAGACCCGCGCTACGGACTCGGTGGTACCCACGGTGGCAGTCGAGTACTTCCTCTCGCCCGGCTTCTCGCTTGAGACCATTTGCTGCATCACACCGCATGATGTGCGAGGCACAGGTGCGCTGGCCGGGGCCGAACTGATCAACAACGCGATCATCCTGCCCGCCACCGTAACCGCCAAGGTCCACTTCGATCTGGGCGGCGTGAAGCCCTATATCGGCGCAGGCCCGACCTACTTCCTGATCTTCAGCGAAGACGTAGGCGCGGATGCCGCCACGCTGGGCGCCACCGATGTCGACCTGTCGGACGAGCTCGGCTTCGTGTTGCAGGCCGGAATGGATATTGCGCTTAACGATCGTGGCCTCGGCCTCTCGCTCGATGCCAAGCGTTATTTCATCGGCACCACCGCCACCTTCCGCGCCGGGAACACGGTCGCACTCCAGACCGAGCACGACCTTGACCCATGGGTCCTCAGTGGCGGTCTCAGCTACCGCTTCTGA
- a CDS encoding sensor histidine kinase, which produces MLPARPARSLTRYWTDRPLAFKGLVVVALPLAILLGALGSLYLASNAEERAEDDVRRAFAIQRDTYQVHALLAEAAAGARGYVLTREERFLEPYRKAEDVLPATMARLDGDIRDPVVRRQFEQLRALAVRKREGLRRIVELAGPAGNSAPELEEALIANKIVLDRMRTEIENIQRREAVLLDQRRGRVQDVRDRFLLLTAISALVGLLGSFAAVYLFSTGIVRRVRNLESNAESLARGEPLTQLPEEADELGRLAQRLARASALLRAREQALRESEERFRLVVEQVRDYGIFALDPDGVVASWNLGAERIKGWHAEEILGQHFSRFYPPETRAFLPARMLDRAREGGTAEDEGWRLRKDGSRFWANVVITALRDDRGRLQGFAKVTRDMTERRRSEVALRLAREEAVSANLAKSEFLSRTSHELRTPLNAILGFGQLLEIDEDDFPERHRVAIGQITKAGRHLLSLINDLLDISSIEAGGAELRIEQIDLHDLLEEVHALAAPIVANAGLEFNLVRPSTPTAAQADRRRVIQVILNLVANAAKYNRSGTFVRLSSEPRNGEIRVEVVDDGPGIQPADVPRLFTAFDRLGHEDRAKVEGTGLGLALSKGLVESMGGRIGYEAPGHGACFWFTLPMANAAGSVANSSVSSASPEVKPCPPA; this is translated from the coding sequence TTGCTTCCTGCTCGCCCCGCCCGCTCGCTGACCCGGTACTGGACCGACCGACCTCTGGCCTTCAAGGGGCTGGTCGTGGTTGCCCTGCCGCTGGCGATCCTGCTCGGTGCGCTGGGATCGCTCTATCTGGCCAGCAATGCCGAGGAACGGGCTGAAGACGATGTGCGCCGTGCCTTCGCCATCCAGCGCGACACCTATCAGGTCCATGCCCTGCTGGCAGAAGCCGCCGCCGGGGCACGGGGTTATGTGCTGACCCGCGAAGAGCGGTTTCTGGAACCCTACCGCAAGGCCGAGGACGTGCTGCCTGCAACCATGGCGCGGCTCGATGGTGACATTCGCGATCCCGTGGTGCGCCGCCAGTTCGAGCAATTGCGCGCCCTGGCCGTGCGCAAGCGGGAAGGCTTGCGCCGGATCGTTGAACTGGCGGGGCCGGCAGGCAACAGTGCGCCGGAGCTGGAAGAGGCGCTGATCGCCAACAAGATCGTGCTCGACCGGATGCGGACCGAGATCGAGAACATCCAGCGTCGTGAGGCCGTGCTGCTCGACCAGCGGCGCGGGCGGGTGCAGGATGTGCGGGACCGTTTCCTGCTGCTCACGGCCATCAGTGCGCTGGTCGGATTGCTTGGAAGCTTTGCCGCAGTCTATCTGTTTTCGACCGGCATTGTCCGCCGGGTGCGGAACCTCGAAAGCAATGCGGAAAGCCTGGCCCGGGGCGAGCCGTTGACGCAGTTGCCCGAGGAAGCCGACGAACTTGGCCGACTTGCACAGCGGCTCGCGCGTGCCAGCGCCCTGCTGCGGGCGCGTGAGCAGGCCCTCCGCGAGAGCGAGGAACGGTTCCGGCTGGTGGTGGAGCAGGTGCGCGATTACGGCATCTTCGCGCTTGATCCGGATGGGGTGGTGGCGAGCTGGAATCTGGGCGCGGAACGGATCAAGGGGTGGCACGCCGAGGAAATTCTCGGCCAGCATTTCAGCAGGTTCTACCCGCCTGAAACACGCGCATTCCTACCGGCCCGGATGCTGGACCGTGCGCGCGAGGGAGGCACCGCCGAAGATGAGGGATGGAGGCTGCGCAAGGACGGTTCGCGTTTCTGGGCCAACGTGGTGATCACCGCGCTGCGGGATGATCGGGGCCGGCTCCAGGGCTTCGCCAAGGTGACCCGCGACATGACCGAACGGCGCCGCTCGGAAGTGGCGCTGCGCCTGGCGCGGGAAGAGGCAGTCTCGGCCAATCTCGCCAAGAGCGAATTCCTGTCGCGCACCAGCCATGAACTGCGCACACCGCTCAATGCCATTCTCGGTTTCGGGCAATTGCTGGAGATCGACGAGGATGACTTTCCCGAACGGCACCGCGTGGCGATTGGCCAGATAACCAAGGCGGGCCGCCACCTGCTTTCGCTGATCAATGACCTGCTCGACATTTCCAGCATCGAGGCCGGCGGGGCAGAACTGAGGATCGAGCAGATCGATCTCCACGACCTGCTGGAAGAGGTCCATGCCCTGGCAGCGCCGATTGTTGCCAATGCCGGGCTTGAATTCAATCTGGTCCGCCCTTCCACACCCACCGCCGCGCAGGCTGACCGGCGCCGGGTTATCCAGGTCATCCTCAACCTCGTGGCCAATGCGGCAAAGTACAATCGCAGCGGCACCTTTGTCCGCCTCTCGAGCGAACCGCGAAACGGCGAGATCAGGGTCGAGGTGGTGGACGATGGCCCCGGCATACAACCGGCCGATGTGCCGCGGCTCTTCACGGCGTTTGACCGCCTGGGCCATGAGGACAGGGCCAAGGTCGAGGGCACCGGGCTGGGGCTTGCCCTGTCCAAAGGCCTGGTCGAATCGATGGGCGGCAGGATCGGCTACGAGGCGCCCGGGCACGGAGCGTGCTTCTGGTTCACATTGCCAATGGCAAACGCCGCCGGTTCTGTCGCGAATTCCAGTGTTTCATCTGCATCCCCAGAGGTCAAACCATGCCCGCCCGCCTGA
- a CDS encoding type II 3-dehydroquinate dehydratase, translating into MTSTIYVLNGPNLNLLGLREPEIYGTATLDDIAGMLEDRARDLGFAIDMRQSNHEGHLIDWLHEAQAEGARAVLLNAGGYTHTSVALHDAIKSITVPVIEVHLSDPKAREAFRHHSFVGLAAAKTVEGHGPQSYLLALEAVAEL; encoded by the coding sequence ATGACCAGCACGATCTATGTCCTCAACGGCCCCAACCTCAACCTGCTCGGCCTGCGCGAGCCGGAGATCTACGGCACCGCCACGCTCGACGATATTGCGGGAATGCTGGAAGACCGCGCGCGTGATCTGGGCTTTGCCATCGACATGCGCCAGTCCAACCACGAGGGGCACCTGATCGATTGGTTACACGAAGCCCAGGCTGAAGGCGCGCGAGCGGTCTTGCTCAACGCTGGCGGATATACCCATACTTCGGTTGCCCTGCACGATGCGATCAAATCGATCACGGTGCCGGTGATCGAAGTTCACCTGTCCGACCCCAAGGCACGCGAAGCGTTCCGGCACCATTCCTTTGTTGGCCTTGCTGCAGCGAAAACAGTGGAGGGCCACGGCCCGCAGAGCTACCTGCTCGCGCTTGAGGCCGTAGCGGAATTGTAA
- a CDS encoding YeeE/YedE family protein, which produces MTLAGFPDAAPLAGLGGGVLIGLAAALMLLGAGRIAGVSGIAARATGLSDSGMSKSSAWMFLLGLPLGALIVALASGGLPASFAGPVPLVIAGVLVGIGTRLGSGCTSGHGVCGVSRLSQRSIVATATFMAAGIATVAAMNALGLEILQ; this is translated from the coding sequence ATGACTCTGGCCGGATTTCCCGATGCGGCTCCGCTGGCGGGGCTGGGCGGCGGCGTGCTGATCGGCCTGGCCGCTGCGCTGATGCTGCTTGGAGCAGGGCGGATCGCTGGTGTGTCCGGCATTGCTGCTCGCGCAACCGGCCTCAGCGACAGCGGCATGTCGAAGTCGAGCGCGTGGATGTTCCTGCTCGGCCTGCCGCTCGGTGCGCTGATTGTCGCGCTGGCGTCGGGCGGTTTGCCAGCCAGCTTCGCCGGACCGGTGCCGCTGGTCATTGCCGGCGTGCTGGTCGGGATTGGCACCCGGCTCGGCAGCGGCTGCACCAGCGGCCATGGCGTTTGCGGGGTGAGCCGCCTGTCGCAACGTTCGATTGTCGCCACCGCCACATTCATGGCGGCAGGCATTGCCACGGTGGCGGCGATGAACGCTCTTGGACTGGAGATCCTGCAATGA
- a CDS encoding MBL fold metallo-hydrolase, with protein MEHADTVLQAAAGQVARAQADPSLRPEIKAFFDEATFTVSYVVHDAASSEAVIIDSVLDYDAPSGRTSTHSADSIIDYVKSNNLKVVLLIETHAHADHLSAAPYLQGILGGQIVIGRHITTVQEVFGNLFNAGSAFVRDGSQFDALFEDGHTFRIGALEGIALHVPGHTPADMAFVIGDAVFAGDTIFMPDYGTARADFPGGDARHLFQSIRRLLSLPEETRLFMCHDYKAPGRDHFAWETTVGEQCRANVHVHDGISEDEFVAMRTTRDKTLGMPTLIMPSVQVNMRAGHMPEPEDNGVRYLKIPVNAV; from the coding sequence ATGGAACATGCTGACACAGTGCTTCAAGCGGCGGCCGGACAGGTGGCCCGCGCTCAAGCAGACCCGTCCCTCCGTCCGGAAATCAAGGCATTCTTTGACGAGGCGACCTTCACCGTCAGCTACGTCGTGCACGACGCTGCATCGAGCGAGGCGGTTATTATCGACTCGGTGCTCGATTACGATGCGCCTTCCGGCCGCACTTCGACCCATTCAGCTGATTCAATCATCGATTACGTGAAATCAAATAATCTGAAAGTCGTGCTCCTGATCGAGACCCATGCCCACGCCGACCATCTGTCGGCCGCACCTTACCTGCAGGGGATCCTCGGCGGGCAGATCGTTATTGGCCGCCACATCACCACTGTGCAGGAAGTGTTCGGCAACCTGTTCAACGCAGGCAGTGCTTTTGTGCGTGACGGATCGCAGTTCGATGCCCTGTTCGAGGACGGCCACACGTTCCGGATTGGTGCGCTGGAAGGCATAGCCCTTCATGTACCCGGCCATACCCCGGCCGACATGGCCTTCGTGATCGGTGATGCCGTCTTTGCCGGCGACACGATCTTCATGCCCGATTACGGGACAGCGAGGGCCGATTTCCCCGGGGGTGACGCTAGGCACCTGTTCCAGTCGATCCGCCGCCTGCTGTCGTTGCCGGAGGAAACCCGGCTGTTCATGTGCCACGATTACAAGGCACCCGGACGCGATCACTTTGCGTGGGAGACCACCGTGGGTGAGCAGTGCCGCGCCAATGTCCATGTGCATGACGGCATCTCGGAAGACGAATTTGTCGCCATGCGGACCACGCGCGACAAGACGCTGGGAATGCCCACTCTCATCATGCCGAGCGTGCAGGTCAACATGCGCGCCGGCCATATGCCTGAGCCGGAGGACAACGGCGTGCGCTACCTCAAGATTCCGGTGAACGCGGTATGA
- a CDS encoding ArsR/SmtB family transcription factor, giving the protein MNRDGLIEALKALAHPLRYRILEVLQDAERNVGEIEELTGIGQPGLSQQLAVLRSAGLVHTRKSAKLVFYRLDPATMGEVRGAIGRFARAADAPKPARAAPGAANFARLS; this is encoded by the coding sequence ATGAATCGCGACGGCCTGATCGAAGCGCTCAAGGCGCTCGCCCATCCGCTGCGCTACCGCATTCTGGAAGTGCTGCAGGATGCCGAACGCAATGTCGGCGAAATCGAGGAACTGACCGGCATCGGGCAGCCAGGCCTGTCACAGCAGTTGGCCGTGCTGCGCAGCGCCGGGCTGGTGCATACACGCAAATCGGCCAAGCTGGTATTCTATCGGCTCGATCCCGCCACCATGGGCGAAGTGCGGGGCGCGATCGGCAGGTTCGCGCGAGCGGCAGACGCGCCCAAACCGGCAAGGGCAGCCCCGGGCGCGGCCAATTTCGCCCGGTTGTCCTGA
- a CDS encoding DUF2490 domain-containing protein codes for MLRPLIALSGFALMTSPSSALASDEAFEFWLNPSVSTGLDENTGIEIETAQRFRDADDGRADTYFARLWLNQQASDTVTVSGAFERRINDGSANETRLIQQITTRHSIVRTRLRLEQRFVDSADRMGLRLRPRLGLSVPLDIDGRWSLKSDAELFLTLRSNNRGGDQGLTGLRTQVGIGYDFNDRLSISAAYLRQQDFVDRGPDDVGHAPVIGLEFAF; via the coding sequence GTGCTCAGACCCCTTATCGCACTCTCCGGCTTTGCCTTGATGACTTCCCCGTCATCCGCCCTCGCCAGTGACGAAGCGTTCGAATTCTGGCTCAATCCCTCGGTCAGCACCGGCCTCGATGAAAATACCGGCATCGAAATCGAAACTGCCCAGCGTTTCCGCGATGCTGATGACGGCCGCGCTGACACCTACTTTGCCCGCCTGTGGCTGAACCAGCAGGCCAGCGATACGGTTACCGTGAGCGGCGCGTTCGAACGGCGGATCAATGATGGCAGCGCGAACGAAACGCGCCTGATCCAGCAGATCACCACCCGCCACAGCATTGTGCGCACGCGGTTGCGACTGGAGCAGCGTTTCGTCGACAGCGCCGACCGGATGGGACTGCGCCTTCGCCCTCGCCTGGGTTTGTCCGTGCCACTGGACATCGATGGACGCTGGAGCCTGAAAAGCGATGCCGAGCTGTTCCTGACCTTGCGCAGCAACAACCGCGGAGGGGACCAGGGTCTGACCGGGCTTCGCACCCAGGTCGGGATTGGCTATGATTTCAACGATCGCCTGTCGATCAGTGCGGCGTATCTGCGCCAGCAGGACTTTGTGGATCGCGGGCCAGACGATGTGGGCCACGCCCCGGTCATCGGCCTGGAGTTCGCCTTCTGA
- a CDS encoding response regulator encodes MPARLIDSSEILSRRILAIDDEEANVLLLRSLLEREGYSDVYGLTDPERALAAYVELEPDLVLLDLMMPGVDGFQLLEAFARHDRPDEFRPVLVLTADTTIQARRRALSLGAKDFVAKPFDVIEVALRISNLLETRVLYEKLRAV; translated from the coding sequence ATGCCCGCCCGCCTGATCGACAGCAGCGAAATCCTGTCGCGCCGAATACTCGCCATCGATGACGAGGAGGCCAACGTGCTCCTGCTACGCAGCCTGCTGGAGCGTGAAGGATACAGCGACGTGTACGGCCTGACCGATCCGGAAAGGGCGCTGGCTGCCTATGTCGAGCTTGAGCCCGACCTCGTTCTGCTCGATCTGATGATGCCCGGGGTCGATGGTTTCCAGTTGCTCGAAGCCTTTGCCCGGCATGATCGGCCGGACGAGTTCCGCCCGGTTCTTGTCCTGACTGCCGATACCACCATTCAGGCCCGTCGGCGGGCGCTGTCACTTGGAGCCAAGGATTTTGTCGCCAAGCCGTTCGACGTCATCGAGGTCGCCTTGCGCATTTCCAACCTGCTCGAAACGCGCGTGCTTTACGAGAAACTGCGGGCCGTCTGA
- a CDS encoding sensor histidine kinase yields MRDDLQHLEPPIETIAELRELYRAAESRAARMRFLSQTAQDLARAEASTIEEALRRSGERLAFFVGARRAAVSLGGVGEGIAIPGPGTRGEPVGRISIEGLPGLESIPDPEDRDAVRMHLELMGATIDRIGREHERTRLLAALREREQRLGVLVGRMFSAQEDERRRVSRELHDGVAQTATALVRILEGAEGHRAEALSVTDRARLAGVARELVTELRAVIGNLRPTLLDDLGLEAALRALADGLAADGYTIRFSVEGEVALLQPHVETALFRVAQEAVSNIRKHAGGPCMVALELRIPGDNGARFLRIRDGGRGLAADHAAADGTAGGNHVGIEVMRERMTAIGGSLDWLAGIQGGVSVTAHLPENL; encoded by the coding sequence ATGCGCGACGACCTGCAGCATCTGGAACCGCCAATCGAGACGATTGCCGAACTGCGGGAGCTCTATCGCGCAGCAGAATCGCGCGCCGCCCGGATGCGCTTCCTGTCGCAGACGGCCCAGGACCTGGCGCGGGCAGAGGCCAGCACAATCGAAGAAGCGCTCAGGCGCAGCGGTGAGCGTCTGGCCTTTTTCGTCGGCGCCCGCAGAGCTGCCGTCAGTCTGGGTGGTGTCGGCGAGGGTATCGCAATCCCGGGGCCTGGCACCAGGGGCGAACCGGTTGGCCGGATATCGATTGAAGGTCTGCCCGGGCTGGAGAGCATTCCCGATCCCGAAGATCGCGACGCCGTGCGAATGCATCTTGAACTGATGGGTGCGACAATCGACCGTATCGGCCGCGAGCACGAACGCACCCGGCTGCTCGCCGCCCTGCGAGAGCGGGAGCAACGTCTTGGAGTTCTTGTTGGACGGATGTTCAGCGCGCAGGAAGACGAACGCCGCCGGGTTTCGCGCGAACTGCATGACGGCGTTGCCCAGACTGCGACTGCTCTGGTCCGCATTCTCGAAGGAGCAGAAGGACATCGGGCCGAGGCTTTGTCTGTAACCGATCGGGCAAGGCTGGCAGGCGTCGCCCGCGAACTGGTGACAGAATTGCGCGCGGTGATCGGCAATCTCAGGCCGACCCTGCTGGACGATCTCGGGCTGGAGGCGGCCCTGCGCGCGCTGGCCGACGGATTGGCGGCGGACGGCTATACCATCCGGTTCAGCGTTGAAGGCGAAGTGGCGCTGTTGCAGCCACATGTCGAAACCGCTCTGTTCCGTGTGGCGCAGGAAGCCGTCTCCAATATTCGCAAACACGCTGGCGGACCGTGCATGGTGGCGCTGGAGCTTCGCATACCCGGTGATAACGGAGCCCGCTTTCTGCGCATCCGCGACGGCGGACGGGGGCTGGCTGCGGATCATGCGGCTGCCGATGGCACAGCAGGCGGGAACCACGTCGGAATCGAGGTCATGCGGGAAAGGATGACCGCCATTGGCGGCTCGCTCGACTGGCTGGCGGGCATCCAAGGCGGGGTGTCCGTGACCGCCCATCTCCCGGAGAATCTGTAA
- a CDS encoding response regulator transcription factor — translation MAKAAPRIVIVDDHQLAREGLRAVLSASGIEVVGAVATGEEAIGLVRELMPDVVLMDVRLGPGIDGLEATRQIAALGLEVKVIVLTLHDMPAYVREALAAGASGYVLKDTAIGGLTTAIEQVMAGNSAIPLDLVNAAMRAAPLPGRNADVTTLLTARERDVVGLIADGLTNKEIARRLGISPATVKVHVERIISKLGVADRTQAAVMATRMQAMDG, via the coding sequence ATGGCGAAGGCCGCCCCGCGCATCGTGATCGTCGACGATCACCAACTGGCCCGCGAAGGGTTGCGGGCAGTGCTCTCGGCCAGCGGGATCGAGGTCGTGGGCGCAGTTGCGACCGGTGAAGAAGCGATTGGCCTGGTGCGCGAACTGATGCCGGACGTGGTGCTGATGGACGTCCGGCTCGGCCCCGGCATCGACGGGCTGGAAGCTACCCGGCAGATCGCTGCGCTGGGGCTTGAGGTGAAAGTCATCGTGCTGACGCTTCACGATATGCCCGCTTATGTGCGCGAGGCGCTGGCGGCCGGAGCATCTGGCTATGTGCTGAAAGACACCGCCATCGGCGGCCTGACTACCGCGATCGAACAGGTCATGGCCGGAAATTCTGCCATTCCGCTTGATCTGGTCAATGCCGCCATGCGGGCAGCACCCTTGCCCGGACGCAATGCCGACGTGACCACCTTGCTGACCGCGCGGGAAAGGGACGTCGTAGGGCTTATCGCGGATGGCCTGACCAACAAGGAGATTGCGCGGCGGCTGGGGATCAGCCCGGCCACGGTGAAGGTCCATGTCGAGCGCATCATCAGCAAGCTTGGGGTGGCCGACCGGACCCAGGCCGCCGTCATGGCCACCCGGATGCAGGCGATGGACGGCTGA
- a CDS encoding YgaP family membrane protein, with product MTKNMGPLDRAMRLIVAAILAVLALNGTLAGPLALGAWIVVAVFVTTTLVSFCPLYRLMGMDTCGKA from the coding sequence ATGACGAAGAACATGGGCCCGCTTGACCGTGCCATGCGGCTGATCGTGGCTGCCATACTGGCCGTCTTGGCGTTGAACGGCACCCTGGCCGGCCCGCTCGCCTTGGGGGCCTGGATCGTGGTGGCGGTTTTCGTAACAACCACTTTGGTGAGCTTCTGCCCGCTCTACCGGCTGATGGGGATGGACACATGCGGGAAGGCATGA
- a CDS encoding NAD(P)/FAD-dependent oxidoreductase yields MTTARHHDIVIVGGGAAGIATASSLLRRRPSLDIAVIEPSEDHFYQPGWTMVGAGVFQAPVTRRAMASVMPKAVTWVRQAAATFQPDHNQVTLADGATLTYQVLVVAPGIRLAWEKIAGLEETLGSNGVTSNYRYDLAPYTWELVQGLKSGRAIFSQPPMPIKCAGAPQKAMYLSCDAWEEAGVLGNIDVEFRNAGAVLFGVADYVPALMEYVERYGIQLKLGSNLVAVDGPSRTATFATAEGEVQRTFDMLHVVPPQVAPQFVADSPLAAESGFVDVDQFTLQHVRYPNVFGAGDAGSMPNAKTAAAARKQAPLVAVNALAVLDGKAPPIDYDGYGSCPLTVERGKIILAEFGYGGKLLPSFPEWLIDGTRPARLSWLLKSEVLPWVYWNGMLKGHEWLVRPKPRLTLRDAA; encoded by the coding sequence ATGACCACTGCCAGGCATCATGATATCGTCATCGTTGGCGGAGGAGCTGCCGGCATCGCGACCGCGTCCTCGCTGCTCAGGCGCAGGCCGTCGCTCGATATCGCCGTCATCGAGCCAAGCGAGGACCACTTCTACCAGCCTGGCTGGACCATGGTCGGTGCCGGTGTGTTCCAGGCACCTGTCACCCGGCGGGCCATGGCGAGCGTCATGCCGAAGGCGGTAACCTGGGTACGGCAGGCAGCAGCCACGTTTCAGCCCGACCACAACCAGGTGACACTGGCAGATGGCGCTACGCTGACTTACCAGGTCCTGGTCGTTGCCCCCGGCATCCGCCTCGCTTGGGAAAAGATCGCGGGGCTGGAAGAGACGCTCGGCAGCAACGGCGTCACCTCCAATTACCGTTATGATCTGGCGCCTTACACCTGGGAGCTCGTGCAGGGCCTCAAGTCTGGCCGCGCAATCTTCAGCCAGCCGCCGATGCCGATCAAATGCGCCGGTGCGCCGCAGAAGGCGATGTATCTCTCGTGCGATGCGTGGGAGGAAGCGGGCGTTCTGGGCAATATCGACGTCGAGTTCCGCAATGCGGGCGCCGTGCTTTTCGGCGTGGCCGATTATGTCCCGGCGCTGATGGAATATGTCGAACGCTATGGAATCCAGCTGAAACTGGGATCCAATCTGGTTGCAGTTGACGGGCCCTCCCGCACGGCCACATTCGCGACCGCCGAGGGTGAAGTGCAGCGCACCTTCGACATGCTGCACGTGGTTCCGCCGCAGGTGGCTCCTCAATTCGTGGCCGACAGCCCGCTGGCGGCGGAAAGCGGCTTCGTCGATGTCGACCAGTTCACACTCCAGCACGTGCGTTATCCCAACGTGTTCGGTGCCGGTGATGCCGGTTCGATGCCCAACGCGAAGACCGCTGCCGCCGCCCGCAAGCAAGCGCCTTTGGTCGCAGTCAATGCGCTGGCCGTGCTGGACGGCAAGGCACCGCCGATCGATTATGACGGCTATGGCTCCTGTCCGCTCACGGTCGAACGCGGCAAGATCATCTTGGCGGAGTTCGGCTATGGCGGGAAACTCCTGCCGAGTTTTCCCGAATGGCTGATCGACGGAACCCGCCCGGCGCGGCTTTCGTGGTTGCTCAAATCTGAAGTGCTGCCGTGGGTCTACTGGAACGGAATGCTCAAGGGGCATGAGTGGCTGGTGCGGCCGAAACCCAGGCTCACGCTGCGGGATGCCGCATGA